In one Conger conger chromosome 5, fConCon1.1, whole genome shotgun sequence genomic region, the following are encoded:
- the LOC133129334 gene encoding trace amine-associated receptor 1-like, giving the protein MNFSQSGMIEHSNFCYESVNRSCPKITYPTVIRIPLYIFFMTIIVLTMCGNLLVVISITHFKQLQTPTNYLILSLAVTDFLLAIVIMPPSMVRTIETCWYLGDTLCKIHSSTDVMLSKVSILNLTFISIDRYYAVCQPLHYRTKITTCTALIMILISWNLFFIIGFGMIFMKLNILGIEDFYDNNFHCFGGCFIFHSKTSAIIGSVLSFYIPGFIMVTIYQKILHIALKQARSIHSTACQHVQPGNSTSSSKMERKATKTLAIVMGVFLTCWLPFFVCNIIDPLINYSIPPVLFDTLVWIGYLNSTSNPIVYAFFYSWFRKAFKMIIFGKIFQAHSSRAKLSTE; this is encoded by the coding sequence ATGAATTTCAGTCAATCTGGGATGATTGAACATTCAAACTTCTGTTATGAGTCTGTGAATAGATCTTGCCCAAAGATCACCTACCCAACAGTGATACGGATTCCACTGTATATTTTCTTCATGACCATCATTGTTCTAACCATGTGTGGAAACCTCCTTGTCGTCATTTCCATTACTCATTTCAAACAGCTACAGACTCCAACCAACtacctcatcctctctctgGCAGTGACGGACTTTCTTCTGGCAATAGTCATCATGCCCCCTAGCATGGTGCGCACGATTGAGACATGCTGGTACTTGGGAGACACGCTGTGTAAAATCCATTCAAGCACAGATGTAATGCTATCCAAGGTTTCCATTTTAAATCTTACTTTCATTTCCATTGATCGCTATTATGCAGTTTGTCAGCCACTACATTACCGGACCAAGATCACCACTTGTACTGCATTGATCATGATCCTGATCAGTTGGAACCTATTTTTCATCATTGGGTTTGGAATGATATTTatgaaactgaacattttggGTATTGAAGATTTTTACGACAATAACTTTCATTGTTTTGGAGGCTGTTTTATTTTCCATAGCAAGACATCTGCTATTATAGGTTCAGTCCTATCTTTTTACATACCAGGGTTCATTATGGTTACCATATATCAGAAAATCTTACACATTGCACTGAAGCAAGCCCGATCAATTCACAGCACTGCATGTCAGCACGTACAACCTGGAAACAGCACATCTTCAAGCAAAATGGAGCGAAAGGCGACAAAGACCCTGGCCATTGTTATGGGGGTATTCCTGACATGCTGGTTACCGTTTTTTGTGTGTAACATAATCGACCCACTGATCAATTATTCTATTCCACCTGTTTTGTTTGATACACTTGTCTGGATTGGCTATTTAAATTCAACAAGTAATCCTATTGTTTATGCTTTCTTTTACAGTTGGTTTAGAAAAGCtttcaaaatgatcatttttggcaaaatatTTCAAGCCCATTCCTCAAGAGCAAAACTGTCCacagaatga
- the LOC133129241 gene encoding trace amine-associated receptor 1-like has product MNFSQSGMIEHPYFCYESVNRSCPKITYPTVIQIPLYIFFMTIIVLTMCGNLLVIISITHFKQLQTPTNYLILSLAVTDFLLAIVIMPPSMVRTIETCWYLGDTLCKIHSSTDVMLSNVSILNLSFISIDRYYAVCQPLHYRTKITTCTALIMILISWNLSFIIGFGMIFMKLNILGIEDFYDNNFHCFGGCFIFHSKTSAIIGSVLSFYIPGFIMVTIYQKILHIALKQARSIHSTACQHVQPGNSTSSSKMERKATKTLAIVMGVFLTCWLPFFVCNIIDPLINYSIPPVLFDTLVWIGYLNSTSNPIVYAFFYSWFRKAFKMIIFGKIFQAHSSRAKLSTE; this is encoded by the coding sequence ATGAATTTCAGTCAATCCGGGATGATTGAACATCCATACTTCTGTTATGAGTCTGTGAATAGATCTTGCCCAAAGATCACCTACCCAACAGTGATACAGATTCCACTGTATATTTTCTTCATGACCATCATTGTTCTAACCATGTGTGGAAACCTCCTTGTCATCATTTCCATTACTCATTTCAAACAGCTACAGACTCCAACCAACtacctcatcctctctctgGCAGTGACGGACTTTCTTCTGGCAATAGTCATCATGCCCCCTAGCATGGTGCGCACGATTGAGACATGCTGGTACTTGGGAGACACGCTGTGTAAAATCCATTCAAGTACAGATGTAATGCTATCCaatgtttccattttaaatctttctttcatttccatTGATCGCTATTATGCAGTTTGTCAGCCACTACATTACCGGACCAAGATCACCACTTGTACTGCATTGATCATGATCCTGATCAGTTGGAACCTATCATTCATCATTGGGTTTGGAATGATATTTatgaaactgaacattttggGTATTGAAGATTTTTACGACAATAACTTTCATTGTTTTGGAGGCTGTTTTATTTTCCATAGCAAGACATCTGCTATTATAGGTTCAGTCCTATCTTTTTACATACCAGGGTTCATTATGGTTACCATATATCAGAAAATCTTACACATTGCACTGAAGCAAGCCCGATCAATTCACAGCACTGCATGTCAGCACGTACAACCTGGAAACAGCACATCTTCAAGCAAAATGGAGCGAAAGGCGACAAAGACCCTGGCCATTGTTATGGGGGTATTCCTGACATGCTGGTTACCGTTTTTTGTGTGTAACATAATCGACCCACTGATCAATTATTCTATTCCACCTGTTTTGTTTGATACACTTGTCTGGATTGGCTATTTAAATTCAACAAGTAATCCTATTGTTTATGCTTTCTTTTACAGTTGGTTTAGAAAAGCtttcaaaatgatcatttttggcaaaatatTTCAAGCCCATTCCTCAAGAGCAAAACTGTCCacagaatga
- the LOC133128809 gene encoding trace amine-associated receptor 1-like: protein MNFSQSGMIEHSYFCYESVNISCPKITYPTAIRIPLYIFFMTVIVLTMCGNLLVIISITHFKQLQTPTNYLILSLAVTDFLLAIVIMPPSMVRTIETCWYLGDTLCKIHSSTDVMLSNVSILNLSFISIDRYYAVCQPLHYRTKITTCTALIMILISWNLSFIIGFGMIFMKLNILGIEDFYYNNFHCFGGCFIFQSKTSAIIASVLSFYIPGFIMVTIYQKILHIALKQARSIHSTACQHVEPGNTMSSSKMERKATKTLAIVMGVFLSCWLPFFVCNIIDPLINYSIPPVLFDTLVWIGYLNSTSNPIVYAFFYSWFRKAFKMIIFGKIFQAHSSRAKLSTE, encoded by the coding sequence ATGAATTTCAGTCAATCTGGGATGATTGAACATTCATACTTCTGTTATGAGTCTGTGAATATATCTTGTCCAAAGATCACCTACCCAACAGCGATACGGATTCCACTATATATTTTCTTCATGACCGTCATTGTTCTCACCATGTGTGGAAACCTCCTTGTCATCATTTCCATTACTCATTTCAAACAGCTACAGACTCCAACCAACtacctcatcctctctctgGCAGTGACAGACTTTCTTCTGGCAATAGTCATCATGCCCCCTAGCATGGTGCGCACGATTGAGACATGCTGGTACTTGGGAGACACACTCTGTAAAATCCATTCAAGTACAGATGTAATGCTATCCaatgtttccattttaaatctttctttcatttccatTGATCGATATTATGCAGTTTGTCAGCCACTACATTACCGGACCAAGATCACCACTTGTACTGCATTGATCATGATCCTGATTAGTTGGAACCTATCATTCATCATTGGGTTTGGAATGATATTTatgaaactgaacattttggGTATTGAAGATTTTTACTACAATAACTTTCATTGTTTTGGAGGCTGTTTCATTTTCCAGAGCAAGACATCTGCTATTATAGCTTCAGTCCTATCTTTTTACATACCAGGGTTCATTATGGTTACCATATATCAGAAAATCTTACACATTGCACTGAAGCAAGCCCGCTCAATTCACAGCACTGCATGTCAGCACGTAGAACCTGGAAACACCATGTCTTCAAGCAAAATGGAGCGAAAGGCTACAAAGACCCTGGCCATTGTTATGGGGGTATTCCTGTCATGCTGGTTACCGTTTTTTGTGTGTAACATAATCGACCCACTGATCAATTATTCTATTCCACCTGTTTTGTTTGATACACTTGTCTGGATTGGCTATTTAAATTCAACAAGTAATCCTATTGTTTATGCTTTCTTTTACAGTTGGTTTAGAAAAGCtttcaaaatgatcatttttggcaaaatatTTCAAGCCCATTCCTCAAGAGCAAAACTGTCCacagaatga